One genomic window of Magnolia sinica isolate HGM2019 chromosome 3, MsV1, whole genome shotgun sequence includes the following:
- the LOC131239659 gene encoding pentatricopeptide repeat-containing protein At5g18390, mitochondrial, protein MLLRKPATLLTLLRLSFLHQPHLHRPSPHLHRPLNTQTPSPTNLHPPSSHDDYFAAVHHISNIVRRDFYLERTLQKLRISITSDIVYRVLRSCSNSPIPSFRFFAWARSQPRYAPTAIEFEELIRTLGGSRHWEHMWKAAEQMRSLGLPFSPDTFSLVIESYGRHGLVDRAVEVFNRMRHFGCPQTVPVYNSLLSALVEVKNFQGAYALIRRMARKGAAPDKQTFSVLVNGWCSAGKFKEAQEFLEEMSRKGFNPPVRGRDLLIDGMINAGYLESAKEMVRKMTKEGFLPDVSTFNSLLEAICKSGEVNFCVDLLHDVNRLGLCPDISTYKIMIPAVSKAGRIDEAFRLFHCSVEDGQKPFPSLYAPILKALCRSGQFDDAFSFFSDMKVQGHPPNRPVYTMLIKMCGRGGRFVEAANYLVEMTEMGFAPRAQNFDMVTDGLKHCGKHELAKRIEQLEISLRGT, encoded by the coding sequence ATGCTCCTCCGCAAACCTGCCACCCTTCTAACCCTCCTCCGCCTATCCTTCCTACACCAaccccatctccaccgtccatctccccatctccaccgtccactcAACACCCAAACCCCATCCCCAACCAATCTCCACCCTCCATCATCCCACGACGACTACTTCGCAGCCGTCCATCACATCTCCAACATCGTCCGTCGCGACTTCTACCTTGAACGCACCCTCCAGAAGCTCCGCATCTCCATCACCTCCGACATCGTCTACCGCGTTCTCCGCTCCTGCTCCAACTCCCCAATCCCGTCCTTCCGTTTCTTCGCGTGGGCCCGCTCCCAGCCTCGATACGCTCCCACAGCCATTGAATTCGAGGAGCTGATCCGGACCCTTGGCGGCTCCCGCCACTGGGAACACATGTGGAAGGCCGCCGAGCAGATGAGGTCCCTCGGCCTTCCATTCTCACCCGACACCTTCTCCCTTGTCATCGAATCCTACGGCCGGCACGGTCTCGTCGACCGGGCCGTCGAGGTCTTCAATCGAATGCGGCACTTCGGCTGCCCGCAGACGGTCCCTGTCTACAATTCCCTCCTCTCCGCCCTCGTCGAGGTCAAGAACTTCCAGGGAGCATATGCACTTATCCGCCGGATGGCCCGGAAGGGTGCGGCCCCTGACAAGCAGACGTTTTCAGTCCTTGTCAATGGCTGGTGCTCTGCTGGTAAGTTCAAGGAGGCCCAGGAATTCCTGGAGGAGATGAGCCGGAAGGGGTTCAATCCGCCTGTCCGTGGCCGTGACCTCCTCATTGACGGCATGATCAATGCCGGGTACCTTGAGTCGGCCAAGGAGATGGTCCGGAAGATGACGAAGGAAGGATTCTTGCCCGACGTTTCCACATTCAATTCCTTACTGGAGGCGATCTGTAAGTCTGGAGAGGTTAATTTCTGCGTCGACCTCCTCCACGATGTTAATCGGTTAGGGCTGTGCCCAGATATTTCAACGTACAAGATTATGATCCCCGCTGTCTCGAAGGCTGGCCGGATCGATGAAGCGTTCAGGCTCTTTCATTGCTCGGTCGAGGACGGGCAGAAGCCGTTTCCAAGTCTTTATGCCCCGATTCTTAAAGCACTTTGTAGGAGTGGGCAGTTTGATGATGCATTTAGCTTTTTCAGTGATATGAAGGTGCAGGGCCACCCACCAAACCGACCTGTTTACACAATGCTGATAAAGATGTGTGGTCGGGGCGGGAGATTTGTTGAGGCTGCGAATTATCTGGTGGAAATGACAGAGATGGGTTTCGCCCCAAGGGCCCAGAACTTTGACATGGTTACGGACGGGTTGAAGCATTGCGGGAAGCACGAGCTGGCAAAGAGGATCGAGCAGTTGGAGATTTCGCTTAGAGGCACTTGA